AAAAATACATCAAAATTAACCGAGTATTTTCAGGAACATTTTGATGACGAATTTATTTTTCAGAATTTAAATTTATAAGAATGATCGAGGTTAAATATTTTGGAGCTGTAGCTGAAAAAACAAAATGTGAATTCGAAAAGTTATCTTTTTCAGAAGAGTTGTCACTGCAAAAATTATTGCAGGATTTAAACGAAAAATATGAATTTGAATCACTGA
This portion of the Flavobacterium gelatinilyticum genome encodes:
- a CDS encoding MoaD/ThiS family protein codes for the protein MIEVKYFGAVAEKTKCEFEKLSFSEELSLQKLLQDLNEKYEFESLTFRVAVNQKIVSKTSEFTLQTSDIVALLPPFAGG